Within the Paenibacillus sp. AN1007 genome, the region TGACATCTCTGGAAGATATCACGGGGAAGTCATACGCAGTTGAGCAGGTTGCCCGGGATATTGTGCCTTATTTTCAGCGTATATTCTCGTACGATCTGATATGGGTTGCTGAAAAAGAAGCCCTCCAGCGTCTGTAGACAGAGCGTCCGTAAGGCTTCAGGTTAGTGACTATCCAAACAGCAGCGGTTCCAGCGCGATGAAAATAGTGGAGCCAATCATAGCGGCCAGCATGAGATAGATCACAATTTTGAACCATTTCTTATTTTGCATGAAGAGAGAACTCCTTTCAGACCTTTTGAACAAGCCATAGTACCTGTATTGTACCGTATCTACGATAGGGAGGAAAGTCTAATGATTAATGAACAGCGTGTAATTCAGCAGTTTATGGAACTGGTACAGATTGATAGTGAGACGAAAAATGAACAGAATATATCCAAGGTATTAAAAGAACAATTCGAGGGTCTTGGTCTTCGCGTCTACGAGGACGATACGATGAACGAGACCGGGCATGGCGCGGGCAATCTGGTCGTTACGATGGATGCCGCAGGCGTGGAAGGGGCCGAGCCGATGTTCTTCACATGTCACATGGACACGGTAACCCCTGGACAGGGGATCAAACCGGAGCTGGGCGAGGATGGATGGATTCGCAGTGATGGTACAACGATTCTTGGAGCGGATGACAAGGCGGGGATTGCGGCATTGTTTGAAGCCATCCGTGTCATTCAGGAGAACAGCATTCCGCATGGCAAAATCCAGTTTGTGATTACAGTCGGTGAAGAATCCGGCCTTGTTGGTGCTCGCGCTATGAATCCGAAGGATATCGATGCTGCCTTTGGATATGCGCTGGATTCCAACGGAGCAGTGGGAACAATCTGCGTGGCTGCCCCGGCAAGAGCTGAGATTCAGATGAAAATTTATGGCAAGTCAGCCCATGCCGGTGTGAATCCGGAAGATGGAATCAGTGCAATCCAGGTTGCGGCCAAAGCGATTGCAGCGATGAAGCTTGGACGTATTGATCATGAAACGACAGCGAATATTGGAAAGTTCCAAGGCGGCTCTGCGCTGAACGTTGTATGTGACTTCGTCCAGATTGATGCAGAGGCTCGCAGTATTGTGCAGGAGAAGATTGAGGAGCAGATTGCTCAAATGCGTGAAGCGCTGGAGACAACATGCCGCAAATACGGTGCAACAGCAGAGTTCCGCAGTGAAATTAAGTATCCTGCATTTGGCTTCCATGACGACCATGAGGTTGTGCAGCTTGCACAGCGGGCGATCCGCGGCCTTGGTCTGGAAACAAACACGTTTGCTTCCGGCGGCGGCAGTGATGCCAACATTTTTAACGGTTTCGGCATTCCTACGGTGAATCTGGCTGTGGGGTATGAAAATATTCACACAACCAAAGAACGCATTCGCGCGGCCGACATAGTGAAACTGTCTCAAGTGGTGATCGCAATTGTACAGGAAACGGCAAAAGACAAATAAGCGATCGGAATAATTGACCGTATATTAGATGTTGTAACCGCAGCTTTGGCTGAAAAAGAACAGGAAGTCCGAATTCGGTGCAGACCGGGTTCGGACTTTTTGAACAACGGTGGGACTAGCTCTTGCGCCCAGCCAGCATGTCGACCAGTTTCGTTTCGGGACCCCATTCACGCATCCACTGTCTAAGAATAAGCTGTACTTGTCTGGCTTGTCCGACCACATGTGCCGATTCAGGTGTGAGATAACTTTTCATTCGGTGAGTCCCCCTTGTTTCTCGCAGTACGCGTAAGACTTGTACAAACGATAAAATTCTTATAGGCTCACCATATGCCTGAAATCACTACATTATACATTTCAGTTCGATTAACCCATCACAAAGGAAACGGAGTTGAACTACACATGAAATCCCAAACATCTGCTTCATCCATTTACGCCCCGCAGCCGGCAAACCCCAAGCTGGATGAGGTGACTGTGTCCACCAAACCGATCTTTGAAGGAAAAGTGATCTCGCTCCAAGTTGACACCGTTAAGCTCCCGAACGGACAAACGGCGACCCGGGAGATCATCAAACATCCAGGAGCAGTAGCCGTACTGGCCTTGAAGGGAGATCGCATGCTGGTTGTGGATCAATACCGTCAGGCGATGGGACGTACGGAAGTGGAAATTCCTGCGGGCAAGCTTGACCCGGGCGAGCAGCCAGAGGTGGCAGCGGCACGTGAACTGAAAGAAGAAACGGGATATGCAGCTAAATCACTGCGCCATCTGCGGTCTTTTTACACTTCACCAGGTTTTGCTGATGAAATCATCCACCTTTACATTGCCGAAGAACTGGAAGCGGGAGATATGGCACTGGATGAAGACGAGTTTCTTGAAGTATCCGAAATTACGCTGGATGAAGCATACAAGCTGATGGACGAGAATCGGATTAGTGATGCCAAAACGATGATGGCTGTATATGCGTGGGATATTTACAGAACGACAGGACGGTTTTAATCATGCAAAATCAGGAGGGAACAGCGGCATTGTGGGAGCCCTGTTATACGGATCTGCATATCCATATCGGGCGCACCTCCCGTGGTGAGGCGGTTAAGATCAGCGGCAGTCGCGATCTGACTTTCGAGAATATTGCCCGCGAGGCATCTGCTCGTAAAGGGATTCATCTGCTGGGTGTTATCGACTGCCATTCCCCGGTGGTGCAGAGGGATATTGAAGAACTGCTGGAGAACGGTACGATGTCTGAAGTTGAAGGTGGAGGCATAGCGTATCAGGACACAACCATTCTGCTGGGCACAGAGATCGAGCTGCGTGAACCCGAAATGCGAGAATTTCACATGCTCGCCTACTTCCGGGATCTGAGTACAATGAAATCTTTTACAGCCTGGATGAAGAAGTATATGAAAAATGTAAACCTCAGTTCCCAGCGGGTATACGTACCGGCTCTTGAGATGCAGGCGGAGATCAAGGCGCGCGGCGGTCTGATTATACCCGCTCATGTATTTACGCCGCATAAAGGCATTTATGGCAGCACAGCGCCGCGTATGGCAGATGTTCTGGATACGAGCCTTATCGATGCCGCCGAGCTGGGGTTAAGCTCGGATTCCTCTATGGCGAGTTACATTCGCGAAATGGATCGGATGCCTTTTGTGACCAACTCGGATGCGCATTCTCTTGGGAAAATCGGAAGGGAATATAATGAACTGCAGATTGCAGCCCCTTCCTTTGACGAATTCCGGATGGCGCTGCGTAGAGAAGAAGGAAGATACATTGCGGCCAATTATGGCTTGAATCCAAGACTCGGCAAGTATCACCGGACATATTGTGCAGCCTGCGGCAGCGTTATGGATGAACAGGATTTATCTGCAGAGCGGTGTCCGCTTTGCGGCAGTCAGAAGCTGGTTCAAGGGGTGCTGGATCGTATTCTAGGGATTGCAGACCGGGAACAACCGGAGCTCCCTGCTGATAGGCCGCCTTATCATTATCAGGTTCCACTGGAATTCATTCCTGGGCTGGGCAGAGCCAAGCTGCGTCAGCTGCTGGATCGGTTTGGTACAGAGATGGCTGTGCTGCACCGTACAGATGAAGACCAGTTGGCCGAAGTGGTTGGACCGGTACTTGCTGAGCTGATTGTTGCCGCTCGGAATGGGCAGCTGGCGTTGTCCTCAGGTGGTGGAGGGACGTATGGCAAGGTTACAGCGAAAGAGTAATACAGGTTCTAACGAGTGGTTCGCATTGGGGAAATAACAATTAGGACAAGAGGTCATACGAGCGAGTCCCGGTTCATATGCTGAATTATAAGGATGTTCAAGTTTATAATAACTCCTTGCATCAGGATAACCGGAAAGGGGACTCGTACCTGTATGCGTTCTTCCTATTTTACGTTTAAAGGACAAACCTCGTTATATGTATTCGTAGCTGTCTTGTTTCTGGTCGGTGTGATCTTCGGCGCATTGATGGTCAATGCCTTGTCTCTGGAACAGCGGCAGGATCTTGAAGGATATTTGGGTAACTTTTTTATGACGGTTCAGCATAGTTCCCAAGGCGTCGAAAGCACAGCCTATTGGGATATCGCTATGCTGCATCTGAAATGGGTCGGGCTGATCTTTATTCTCGGTTTGTCTGTTGTAGGTTTACCCGGCATACTTGTGCTGGATTTTCTGAAAGGTGTACTGATCGGCTTTACAGTGGGTTACCTTGTTGGGCAGTACTCGTGGAAAGGGCTGCTGTTTGCACTTGTATCCGTAGCTCCGCATAATTTGTTCGTCATTCCGATTCTGCTGATCTGCAGTGTGGCTGCAATGACGTTCTCGTTATATATCATTCGTAATCGCGTTTTGATGCACCGTGCACCAGGTAGGCAGAGACCCTTTGCTTCCTATATTATTTTAACAGTGGTTATGGCTGTACTGCTGCTCGGCGTAGCATCTTTTGAGACCTGGGTTACCCCCGCAATGATGCGTTGGGTCACACCCATGCTGCTTCCTGTCTAGCTTGCACTGGATGCCCTAAAATGTTGACTTTGATATTGAACTCCCCCTATAATGAAAAGAGTGGGTTAAGTTGCAGTGTGCAGTGATTTCCTAGGGGGAGGGAGAAAATGGAAGCACGGATCGATAAAATTAAGCAGCAACTACAGTCCCAAGGATATAAATTAACGCCCCAGCGGGAAGCCACCGTAAGAGTACTTTTAGAGAATGAAGAAGATCATCTGAGTGCAGAGGATGTTTTCATGCTCGTTAAAGAAAAGGCTCCCGAAATCGGTCTGGCAACCGTGTACCGTACCCTCGAACTGCTGAGTGAGCTGCATGTTGTAGAGAAAATCAACTTCGGCGACGGTGTAGCGCGTTATGATCTACGCGGAGATACATCCAAGCATCACCATCATCACTTAATCTGCGTACAGTGCGGAAGTATGGATGAAATTCGTGAGGACTGGCTTGGTCCGCTTGAAGAACGACTGGAGCGGGAATTTAACTTTTCGGTAGTAGATCACCGACTGGACTTTCATGGAATTTGTTATCGTTGTAAAGCTAAAAATGAACAAAAGCCCAAAGATGAAGAATAACATAGCCTATCTTCAAGCTCTCACCGGCGGTTTTGACGGGGGAGCTTTTTTGGTCCCGCACCCCGTGTGAGGTTCGAACGGGCATGGCATATTCCCGAGTTCACGGACATACCCTGTTTCAAGGACTATACTGGACTTGAATAGGGAAGGGGACATTCCAATGATTATATCTGTGCGGAGAGGGCTCCGTTTTATACGATTTATTGTATTCTTTGCCGGTTTGGTATATCTGTTCTATCACGTACTGGATCTGTTTAACGGCTGGATCTCACCCGTGGATCAGTATCAAATGCCAACCGGCAATGCGGTTAAAGTATTTCAGGAAACGGATTGGCCAGGCATTGGAGAAGCACGTCCTACGATGACGGAGCGTCTTCGTCTCTTCTATTGGTACGGAGAATAGCTGCCATTATGGCATTATGGAGATTAGCTCCGGCAGCGAAGGATGCAAATACGGAAGCAGCCTGCCGGTTGGCATTGCTGTCAGATGAGGAGTGTCGTACATGAATCAGACCATACACGCCTATGCTTTATACCTGGAAGAAGATAAGGGAATGTCGAGCAGCACCATGGAATCGTATCTTCGAGATGTGGACAAGTTCGTGGAATTTGTGAGAAAAGAATACGGAATCCGCGCAGCGGGAGAGGTTAGGCGAACCCATGTTGTGCTGTTTGTCGGTCAGCTCAAGCAGGATGGCCGGGCGAATGCAACGATTGCCCGCAGCATCGTATCTCTAAGATCTTATTTTCATTTTCTGATGCGGCGCGGTGAGATTGTGCAGGACCCTACATTTGATGTGGAAGCACCCAAGGCTGACAAGACGCCCCCTCAAGTACTTACCATTCAGGAAATCGAGCTGCTGCTTGCCGCCCCTGATGTCAGCTCACCACAAGGCGTTCGAGATCGGGCCATGCTGGAGCTTCTGTATGCCACCGGTATTCGGGTCTCGGAGCTGATCGCGCTTGATGTACGGGACGTACAGCCGGGGATGCGCTTTATCAGGTGCGGCGGGGCGGGTAAAGAACGTATTCTTCCGATTGGTGCTCCGGCTGCCCACTGGGCAAAAGTGTACATGGATGAGTTTCGTGATCAACTCCTCAAGACCGGAACGGACGAGCAGGCACTGTTTGTGAATGTATCTGGCAGACGGTTAACCCGGCAGGGATTCTGGAAATTGCTGAAGAAAGCCGCAGTGGACGCTGGCATTTCGGGCGAGATTACGCCGCACACGCTGCGCCATTCCTTTGCAGCTCACCTGATTGCAAACGGAGCAGACACCCGGGCTGTCCAGGACATGCTTGGTCATGTAGAACAGCCCGGCCAGCAGTACAGTCAGCATGGGCGTAAAACGATGAAAGAAATTTATGAAACCCATCATCCGCGGGCAAAATAATTTTGGCGCACAGTCTTCACAATTTGCCGCGGAATGATGTCTCTTTTTAAGCTAAAATATATTCGATACCAACTAAACGCCGTTATACATACGCAGGCTGCATCTTTAATTGCTTGACAACGCCATGACAGGCGCAGGGCATGTACCTGCTGCTCATAAACGGATCGTTTCAACTCAAGGGAGGAACAACATCTT harbors:
- the prli42 gene encoding stressosome-associated protein Prli42, with translation MQNKKWFKIVIYLMLAAMIGSTIFIALEPLLFG
- a CDS encoding endonuclease Q family protein, which encodes MQNQEGTAALWEPCYTDLHIHIGRTSRGEAVKISGSRDLTFENIAREASARKGIHLLGVIDCHSPVVQRDIEELLENGTMSEVEGGGIAYQDTTILLGTEIELREPEMREFHMLAYFRDLSTMKSFTAWMKKYMKNVNLSSQRVYVPALEMQAEIKARGGLIIPAHVFTPHKGIYGSTAPRMADVLDTSLIDAAELGLSSDSSMASYIREMDRMPFVTNSDAHSLGKIGREYNELQIAAPSFDEFRMALRREEGRYIAANYGLNPRLGKYHRTYCAACGSVMDEQDLSAERCPLCGSQKLVQGVLDRILGIADREQPELPADRPPYHYQVPLEFIPGLGRAKLRQLLDRFGTEMAVLHRTDEDQLAEVVGPVLAELIVAARNGQLALSSGGGGTYGKVTAKE
- a CDS encoding Fur family transcriptional regulator — protein: MEARIDKIKQQLQSQGYKLTPQREATVRVLLENEEDHLSAEDVFMLVKEKAPEIGLATVYRTLELLSELHVVEKINFGDGVARYDLRGDTSKHHHHHLICVQCGSMDEIREDWLGPLEERLEREFNFSVVDHRLDFHGICYRCKAKNEQKPKDEE
- a CDS encoding DUF4227 family protein encodes the protein MIISVRRGLRFIRFIVFFAGLVYLFYHVLDLFNGWISPVDQYQMPTGNAVKVFQETDWPGIGEARPTMTERLRLFYWYGE
- a CDS encoding tripeptidase T — translated: MINEQRVIQQFMELVQIDSETKNEQNISKVLKEQFEGLGLRVYEDDTMNETGHGAGNLVVTMDAAGVEGAEPMFFTCHMDTVTPGQGIKPELGEDGWIRSDGTTILGADDKAGIAALFEAIRVIQENSIPHGKIQFVITVGEESGLVGARAMNPKDIDAAFGYALDSNGAVGTICVAAPARAEIQMKIYGKSAHAGVNPEDGISAIQVAAKAIAAMKLGRIDHETTANIGKFQGGSALNVVCDFVQIDAEARSIVQEKIEEQIAQMREALETTCRKYGATAEFRSEIKYPAFGFHDDHEVVQLAQRAIRGLGLETNTFASGGGSDANIFNGFGIPTVNLAVGYENIHTTKERIRAADIVKLSQVVIAIVQETAKDK
- a CDS encoding NUDIX hydrolase — protein: MKSQTSASSIYAPQPANPKLDEVTVSTKPIFEGKVISLQVDTVKLPNGQTATREIIKHPGAVAVLALKGDRMLVVDQYRQAMGRTEVEIPAGKLDPGEQPEVAAARELKEETGYAAKSLRHLRSFYTSPGFADEIIHLYIAEELEAGDMALDEDEFLEVSEITLDEAYKLMDENRISDAKTMMAVYAWDIYRTTGRF
- the spoIIM gene encoding stage II sporulation protein M; the encoded protein is MRSSYFTFKGQTSLYVFVAVLFLVGVIFGALMVNALSLEQRQDLEGYLGNFFMTVQHSSQGVESTAYWDIAMLHLKWVGLIFILGLSVVGLPGILVLDFLKGVLIGFTVGYLVGQYSWKGLLFALVSVAPHNLFVIPILLICSVAAMTFSLYIIRNRVLMHRAPGRQRPFASYIILTVVMAVLLLGVASFETWVTPAMMRWVTPMLLPV
- the mciZ gene encoding Z-ring formation inhibitor MciZ, with protein sequence MKSYLTPESAHVVGQARQVQLILRQWMREWGPETKLVDMLAGRKS
- a CDS encoding tyrosine recombinase, translating into MNQTIHAYALYLEEDKGMSSSTMESYLRDVDKFVEFVRKEYGIRAAGEVRRTHVVLFVGQLKQDGRANATIARSIVSLRSYFHFLMRRGEIVQDPTFDVEAPKADKTPPQVLTIQEIELLLAAPDVSSPQGVRDRAMLELLYATGIRVSELIALDVRDVQPGMRFIRCGGAGKERILPIGAPAAHWAKVYMDEFRDQLLKTGTDEQALFVNVSGRRLTRQGFWKLLKKAAVDAGISGEITPHTLRHSFAAHLIANGADTRAVQDMLGHVEQPGQQYSQHGRKTMKEIYETHHPRAK